The following are encoded in a window of Streptomyces sp. 11x1 genomic DNA:
- a CDS encoding class I SAM-dependent methyltransferase has protein sequence MGILSLAKNAYQRVGDPLTDILTVARLLGNPRLPLLLALSKGVVEPVYRVSFLASAAGSGVLARLAHRPCDVVSLADWLGVPPQERDRLRAWLDLGVRLGDLRTTVDGCYRLGSVPARALARPGNDATAAMLEEVTRFHVPALLDGPVMPRDGRRFSLGDQDGAVIARSTRVVQPFVEEAVSRNLDRALPVRLLEVGCGSGVYVRHAARLNPRLTALAVDLQQDVADQAAANMAEWGLSDRVETRQADLRTLELEPQFDLVTLHNNIYYFPVAERTAVLRRVRSLLAPNGKLLLTTSCQGGNIGLEVLNLWFANADFGGPLPVENELVEQMEQAGFVDVEATRLIPGEQFRAFVGTSVRPVQP, from the coding sequence ATGGGCATATTGAGCCTCGCCAAGAACGCCTACCAGCGAGTGGGGGACCCGCTCACCGACATCCTCACGGTCGCCAGGCTGCTCGGCAATCCGCGGCTGCCGCTGCTGCTCGCCCTGTCCAAGGGCGTCGTCGAGCCCGTCTACCGGGTCTCCTTCCTCGCTTCCGCCGCCGGCTCCGGCGTGCTCGCCCGTCTCGCCCACCGCCCCTGCGACGTGGTCTCGCTCGCCGACTGGCTGGGGGTGCCGCCGCAGGAGAGGGACCGCCTGCGGGCCTGGCTCGACCTGGGCGTCCGGCTCGGCGACCTGCGCACCACGGTCGACGGCTGCTACCGGCTCGGCAGCGTGCCGGCCCGGGCCCTGGCCAGGCCCGGGAACGACGCGACAGCCGCCATGCTGGAGGAGGTCACCCGCTTCCACGTGCCCGCGCTGCTCGACGGCCCCGTCATGCCGCGCGACGGGCGGCGCTTCAGCCTCGGGGACCAGGACGGCGCCGTCATCGCCCGCTCCACCCGGGTCGTGCAGCCCTTCGTGGAGGAGGCCGTCTCCAGGAACCTCGACCGTGCCCTGCCCGTGCGGCTGCTGGAGGTCGGCTGCGGCAGCGGCGTCTACGTGCGTCACGCCGCGCGACTCAACCCACGGCTGACCGCCCTCGCCGTCGACCTGCAGCAGGACGTCGCCGACCAGGCGGCCGCGAACATGGCCGAGTGGGGTCTTTCCGACCGTGTGGAGACCCGGCAGGCCGATCTGCGCACCCTCGAACTGGAGCCCCAGTTCGACCTCGTGACCCTGCACAACAACATCTACTACTTCCCGGTCGCCGAGCGGACCGCGGTACTGCGCCGGGTCCGTTCGCTGCTCGCCCCGAACGGCAAGCTGCTGCTCACGACGAGCTGCCAGGGCGGCAACATCGGCCTGGAGGTGCTGAACCTCTGGTTCGCCAACGCCGACTTCGGCGGCCCGCTTCCCGTCGAGAACGAACTCGTCGAGCAGATGGAGCAGGCCG
- a CDS encoding alpha/beta fold hydrolase, protein MSPAEAHAGGTGWFPAFGSRAGHTAEASGPASHDGGPDNGPYLICLSYAGGTASVYRGWQRELTTLGWRGRVVPVQLPGRGLRLRERPYTSMRQLSEAVAGAVADRFLPCDYSLFGHSMGALLAYEVACALRRGGAAAPRHLFVSGSRAPHLYGNRADHGLSDDELFRFVADLGGLGPEPSVGGAYFRQRLPTLRADLRACDGYRWQPRPPLPCPVTAFSGAEDQLAPESDVEAWRPYTSGSFLRRHLPGGHFFLNGPARSVLLREVRAELGRTPSGPGPGCAARPLTPSRNSAWAY, encoded by the coding sequence ATGTCGCCCGCTGAGGCGCACGCGGGCGGGACCGGCTGGTTTCCCGCCTTCGGCTCCCGGGCCGGCCACACCGCCGAAGCGTCCGGGCCCGCTTCCCACGACGGGGGTCCGGACAACGGGCCGTACCTGATCTGCCTGTCCTACGCGGGCGGCACCGCGTCGGTCTACCGCGGCTGGCAGCGGGAGCTCACCACCCTCGGCTGGCGGGGCCGGGTGGTGCCGGTGCAGCTGCCGGGCCGCGGGCTGCGCCTGCGCGAACGGCCGTACACCTCGATGCGGCAGCTGAGCGAGGCCGTCGCCGGAGCCGTGGCGGACCGCTTTCTTCCCTGCGACTACTCCCTGTTCGGACACAGCATGGGAGCGCTGCTCGCCTACGAGGTGGCCTGTGCGTTGCGCCGCGGAGGCGCGGCCGCACCACGGCACCTGTTCGTCTCCGGCAGCCGCGCCCCGCACCTGTACGGGAACCGCGCGGACCACGGTCTGAGCGACGACGAGCTGTTCCGGTTCGTCGCGGACCTCGGCGGCCTCGGCCCCGAACCGTCGGTCGGCGGCGCCTACTTCCGCCAGCGGCTGCCGACGCTCCGCGCGGATCTGCGCGCCTGCGACGGCTACCGCTGGCAGCCGCGCCCTCCGCTGCCGTGCCCGGTGACGGCCTTCTCCGGAGCCGAGGACCAGCTGGCCCCGGAGTCCGACGTGGAGGCCTGGCGCCCGTACACCTCCGGATCGTTCCTGCGCCGCCACCTGCCGGGCGGTCACTTCTTCCTCAACGGTCCCGCGCGCTCCGTGCTGCTGCGCGAGGTGCGGGCCGAGCTCGGCAGAACCCCCTCCGGCCCCGGCCCCGGCTGCGCCGCGCGGCCCCTCACCCCGTCAAGGAACTCAGCATGGGCATATTGA